A stretch of DNA from Dermacentor albipictus isolate Rhodes 1998 colony unplaced genomic scaffold, USDA_Dalb.pri_finalv2 scaffold_15, whole genome shotgun sequence:
ttttttattaacaAAAGCATTGTTACAATTCTGTTACACAAAGCAAATTTAAGGCAGGCTTccttctgcaataaaaaaaatgcaaatcgTGTAAATAAATGTCCCACCGCTTTGGAGTTAAAATAAATATATGTTGCAAACATTATTTACAGTGTGCCTCAATGTCTCAAGAGCTATTGGGTTGCGCTCACTCTCCCTTCCTTGGCAATCTCCCGCAGTGCCTCCACGTAATCTGCATGTGCTTGAAGGATTTCTTGATGTCGCCGTGAACGCGCTTCCTCACgctttctttctcgttcttccTTTCGAGCTTCGCGCTGTTCATTTACTTTGTACATCTCATCAAAAAACATCTTCATGTGCTTCATGCGGTCAGTACTTGGCCGTTGATTTCTTGGGCGCTCAGGTCTTCCTTTGGGTGTAGTACCATCACAATCCAGCCTGCCATTTCCCACCTGCTCTGGAGGTGCTGTGTTGACGGAGCCGTGCCTATGTTCACCAGAGTTTGATGGTATTGACGATTCAAGATTTGGGTCCTTTGCAGTGGCATGTGCAGCAGAAGGCAGCCTCTTGTACATCACTTTCTTAACTCCCCGAAGAACTTCTGGTTCTAGGCTGTCATCTATAGCTCGAATCGATGCAAACTCTTCCTCAAATACCACATTACAGCGTGAATGGCCACATGTGCGATTATTGCGATCCTCATTGCGTTTGCTCTTTGCAATGGTCTTGAAACGACTCTCACACTGAACACCAGTTCGCACAACATTGAGTAAAGCAAACATATCGCGAGCAATTTGCTCAAAcattgccctcttgcatttgAACTTCTTCATTGGCCCCACATATGGCGCATACTTGGCATAATAATCGAGCAGCAGCTTTGTCTCTCCATCAGTCCAGGCAGCTGTAAATGAAATGGAAAATGTTTAAAATAAAGTATTAGACAAGTGGCAATTACAATTGTAAAAGAACCATTGCATAAAACAGTTTGTTGCACAAAGGGCCGAATACACAGCTAAAATTTGTATTGTGAACTGAATAGGTATACGGCACTGCTCCAACTCTGTCACGTGCACCACCAGATAACCTTGAACAGAGGAAAATTACCAGACAGTACCATTACATAATTTTGCTCTGTTAAGGTGATCAGTGCAGTCAATTTTGCCTTACATTCCTGAACGAAGATACAATTGAGATGGTAACGGAACAAATACAAAATAACACTAAAAAACGTCAGTTTAGCCTGACGTGTTGTGTGCAAGAATGTATCTGCATTGGTTCTGCAGACTATAGTAGGTTGCTAGCTGAAGAAACGTAATGTAACATTTTCCTGAAAAATTATTCGTCTGAATATGGTGTCAGCACATGAGGGAGGCCATGGCACTCAGTGCTTTCCAACACTTCAGCAGTTCTTTTTTTAAAGGAAGTGTTCTGAAAACTGGCGTTACTTTGCATCTTAAGAGGAGGGAGCGAGAAATTCAGCAATTATGTGGGCTTGACGGGTACCATGCCCCATTTCCAGGCATCTGCTGCAACATATGGAACACAACTATCAGGCGCTAACAGAGGGTGCTGTAAACTTAAAGCCAAGTTCACTAGAATATATGCCACGCGTAAATCACATGAAAATAATGGAAATACAATATCATAAAGTAGAAAGCAGTGAGAAAAATGTCTGCCGTGTATACGTATATAGCAAGCATAAAAATATAATTTAATACGGCAATCACTTTGCAATTGGGTATTGCAGAATAAAAATTAGCAAATGAACACTTCTTTAAAGTGTGAAGAATATGAGACGTAAGCGGTGAGAGCGAAAATAAAATGGAAGCTGTAATAAATCCAGTCATGTGTGCACTATGTTAAAGTATTCTTTGAATGAAGTGTTCTTTCTGTGATTTAGGTATAACAGTGTCAGGGCTAATGCTAAGTGCTAGCAAAATATTTGTGATGAACGGTAACTGGGACTGTAATTTTCGGCATCCATAGTTGATTCTGCTAAAGAGAATGTGCCAAACTGGAGACCGACAAAAGTGGCATGTGTGTGGATTTTAGTTAGTTTAGAAATGTTGTGTAGTAGTGCACCATTTCTCTCTGAGCCTTTTACGTCAGGCGAATCACAGATATAGGTAACTATTTAAAAAAATCATCCTAAACTCTTGGAGCAAGGCATTACTATTAACCATAAAGAATGCTGGCTATGATGCGAATCGTTTTCTTTTGCAAAAGCTGCCTTAAGGTTAAGCTGCAGTGGTGCCCCATGCAAGATGAGTGCATCCATGGTGGCTGGAAAAAGGAAGTTGTAAACAAGTAGCCTGATTACCTGAGCTGGAGTAACCTTCATTAGCAAGCAGGCTTTCTAAAGGTTGCTATTTTTATGGCTGACTTGTGAATTCTGTGACAAGAGGTTCGGTAAATGTCACTCACACTTTATCTCACTTACATGTGGGATACTTGTATTATCAGACAATTTAATTCGTGGTTTCTTTTAATACTGTATTTCTTGTTGTGAAGACAACAGCTTTAGTTTTCTACGTGTTAATGATGAGTAAGTCAGCAGTGCCTCAATTATGAAAGTTTTTTATATATGGCACTCATAGACAAGAGAATTCATTGTTAATAACTGCATTCAGAAAAATGATACCTGTGTAGCAAATGTCAATGCTAAATTTTTTATAGAATTGTTCCTGCAATGATAGAGCTATAACAGACCGAAAACGGCACTTTGAGGCACTCCTGCATTGATAAATAAGAATTCGGAGTTGGTTTCATTGAAAACTATAAATTGGGCGTGGTGATTCAATAACTTCACATTAACCTTAGAGCTGTACCAAGACACCATATTGCTCAGGTATTGAAGGCAATGTAAGATGGTTAAGTCTACCGGAACCATGcgataaatatataaatatacctATTGGCAGCATTTTACATTCAAATCCCTGCAGTATTCTTTCTTTGTTCAAGGTGTGCAGGAGTGCATGGGGTGGAGACCTAAAGTGGCCAAAGCTGAACTGCACATTAGATAGAATAAAATATATCTCACAGTAGGTGACAATTATTCAGGAAATCAGTTTTTCTATGCTCTATGACATACCGGCAAGACCAATATCGAAAATTCGGTGCAAAGAAGTAAGTGACTGCTAGGTTGAGTCCTTTCAGCAAAGTCATTTTGCTTGCAAACAAACAGTGAACTAACCCTGAGTAGATGCAGTCAAGAATCATGCCATGAGGAGCCTGTATGGGAACTTACAAGGTGGCATTAtcatttcatttgtttttgcACATTTGCCAATTTTCTCATGGCCGCACTCAAGGTGACATGGGTACTTTTGGTATTGCAGCTAACGAATCCAGCCTAATTTATCCCTCTTTAGCGTCCTTTGTAACGTTTTGCTTTTGAAGAAAAATTAGTTATGAGCATTGTTTACAGAATCGAAGTATGTTTGAGTCAAGAAAGTTCAGAAACTGAGTACCTAGCTACAAGCAATGAACTGAAAACGATAGGATAAATTTTAAGGAATATGGAAAGGCTGGTATGGATTGAACAGGTGAAAACAGGTTTAGCTTATATTTCGAGACAAACCATTTATACTCAATTTTTGTTGAGATCAAAAAGCCGGAGTTGAGTTTTGCGGACCATTTTATGTGCACAATAGATAGTCACCAAGGGACACGcgttgaggatggcagaaaattaggcatGACAAGTATTGGAAATCTGCAGGGAAACAATGACATCAGTTGACACAACACGTGCAACTGCCCCAAGCCTTGCAGTGGGCGTCCAATAGCTCGGTTATTATTGCTTTGACACATATTGCATTACAAATTTTAAATGCATTATCAGGGCAGCAGAGATGAGGCAGTAACAGTTATGATGGCTTAGTCGTTTGCATTTTGCTACACTACTGAATGTTGACATAAAAATTTTACTGCTACAATGCTTTCACAATTACTTTTTTAGTGTTCTTCCGTCTGCGTACAGTGCACTGCATTGTGATGACAAGAATGCTTCATGTTGTAGGCAGCCCCAGCGCAGGTGATGTTGAAATATTTAGGTAATTACTGTAGCTGGTTTGCTCTTTTCCGCATTGATGTGGCATTACACGAGTCCTTAATAAATACAATCGAAAAGCTGTAGCCGAAAGCATACACACTCAAGTGACTTCACTGCTTTGTTCAACAAGCGAAACTTTCAGGAACGGTAAACAGCCTTTCGAATTCAAGCTGAAAACAGTAGTCCTGCAGTTGTGCCTACAGTTGCTGTTCTAACGAGTTGGAAATGTTTACATACCATTTACTGATGAAGAACCACCAGATTGCACATGTTGCTCAACTGCAGGACCTCCTGACAGTGCATCAGTTGTTGCAGTGCCTGTGGTACAAGACAAAAACATGCACAACTTTTATACATGGCTACTTCATCTCTAAACAAGTTCAATCAGTCAGGTCGAGCAGGCTGCTTAATAGTGATTACACAAACCAATGCCAGATTGTAG
This window harbors:
- the LOC135916402 gene encoding uncharacterized protein; the protein is MFLTLSSKMAGVWPCGETTGGTLESSRVSSPTPQILFASMIVDGTATTDALSGGPAVEQHVQSGGSSSVNAAWTDGETKLLLDYYAKYAPYVGPMKKFKCKRAMFEQIARDMFALLNVVRTGVQCESRFKTIAKSKRNEDRNNRTCGHSRCNVVFEEEFASIRAIDDSLEPEVLRGVKKVMYKRLPSAAHATAKDPNLESSIPSNSGEHRHGSVNTAPPEQVGNGRLDCDGTTPKGRPERPRNQRPSTDRMKHMKMFFDEMYKVNEQREARKEERERKREEARSRRHQEILQAHADYVEALREIAKEGRVSATQ